A single Natrinema pellirubrum DSM 15624 DNA region contains:
- a CDS encoding type II toxin-antitoxin system VapC family toxin: MSLLVDTGVFVAVQNERDEHHEAATNALKAALTGEFGTLYTNDYVYDEAVTLTRMRTGSHREARTVGDRIAGRGPFPDRIKMLFVSDDRFEQTVRVFDRYDDHDLSFTDASLVVFVENSDIDVVLSFDDDFDGLVDRIDPTMISDG; the protein is encoded by the coding sequence ATGAGCCTCCTCGTCGATACTGGTGTTTTCGTTGCCGTTCAAAACGAGCGGGACGAACACCACGAAGCAGCGACGAACGCGTTGAAAGCTGCGTTGACCGGTGAGTTTGGTACACTATATACGAACGATTACGTGTACGACGAAGCGGTGACGCTCACCCGAATGCGGACGGGCAGTCACCGCGAAGCACGGACTGTCGGCGATCGGATCGCCGGGCGCGGTCCGTTTCCCGATCGGATCAAGATGCTGTTCGTCTCCGACGACCGATTCGAGCAAACGGTCCGCGTTTTCGACCGTTACGACGACCATGACCTCAGCTTCACGGACGCGAGCCTCGTCGTGTTCGTCGAAAACAGTGATATCGATGTTGTTCTCAGTTTTGACGACGATTTCGACGGCCTCGTCGATCGAATCGATCCGACGATGATCAGCGACGGGTAA